A portion of the Manihot esculenta cultivar AM560-2 chromosome 2, M.esculenta_v8, whole genome shotgun sequence genome contains these proteins:
- the LOC110609810 gene encoding SKP1-interacting partner 15: MDASPINRLPQDSLHQIFSSLPLRQIMICRSVCKFFNQMLTSPSFLDLISAQPPLRFLALRPPHHRHHHHHPHHHHRHHSHLSLLPSLHVYDPEQSQWLRFNLSFLPFRSPHPVASAGGLVYFWGDSPDSIESSKSLIVCNPLTGRFKVLPQLGSAWSRHGAVLVDSENRVMVLMELAALYLSNTNANSWLTFSSNLPSKPRSPILVWNSVFALCDVGSPWRSQWKLFTCKLSSLNYPNNLKTSGTSSSSLSSSSSNQNNWFCLEKHEWADLFDIIKRPRLVRGNGNKLLMVGGLKSTFSLNPSCSTILILRLDLERLEWEEAGRMPVEMYRCFQESSKLKVFGGGDRVCFSAKRVGKLALWVDCGGEKSYWRWIDGAPGGGDGLWRGFVFEARLTALP; the protein is encoded by the coding sequence ATGGATGCGTCGCCGATCAACAGATTGCCACAGGATAGCCTCCATCAAATCTTCTCTTCTCTCCCGCTCCGTCAAATCATGATCTGCCGATCAGTCTGCAAGTTCTTCAATCAGATGTTGACATCACCCTCTTTCTTAGACCTTATCTCCGCCCAACCTCCTCTTCGTTTCCTTGCTCTACGGCCCCCGCATCATcgtcaccaccaccaccacccccACCaccatcatcgtcatcatagcCACCTGTCGCTTCTGCCCTCCCTCCACGTTTACGATCCCGAGCAAAGCCAGTGGCTCAGATTTAATCTAAGCTTTTTACCTTTCAGGTCTCCTCACCCTGTCGCATCAGCTGGTGGATTGGTTTATTTCTGGGGTGATTCGCCCGATTCGATCGAGTCTAGCAAGTCCCTTATTGTTTGCAACCCCTTGACTGGCCGATTCAAGGTATTGCCTCAGCTGGGTTCGGCCTGGTCGAGACACGGTGCTGTCCTGGTTGACTCAGAGAACCGAGTTATGGTACTCATGGAACTCGCGGCTTTATACTTGTCGAACACAAACGCAAACTCGTGGCTAACCTTCTCTTCAAATCTTCCATCAAAACCCAGAAGCCCAATCTTAGTTTGGAACTCGGTTTTTGCTTTATGTGATGTTGGGTCTCCCTGGAGGTCCCAATGGAAACTCTTTACTTGCAAACTCTCGAGTCTCAATTATCCCAATAACCTCAAAACCAGTGGCACATCGTCGTCGTCGTTGTCTTCATCTTCATCGAATCAAAACAACTGGTTCTGCTTAGAGAAGCACGAGTGGGCGGATCTCTTCGATATCATAAAACGGCCTCGTTTGGTTCGTGGGAACGGAAATAAGCTGTTGATGGTTGGAGGGTTGAAATCAACATTCTCCTTGAACCCTTCGTGTTCGACGATATTGATATTGAGATTGGATTTGGAGAGATTAGAATGGGAAGAGGCCGGGAGAATGCCTGTGGAAATGTACAGGTGTTTTCAGGAGTCTagtaaattgaaggtttttggTGGTGGGGATAGAGTTTGTTTCTCTGCAAAGAGGGTGGGTAAATTGGCGCTATGGGTTGATTGTGGTGGAGAGAAGAG
- the LOC110609921 gene encoding serine decarboxylase encodes MEVATVPVPVHVNGGKAGILAEDHFGLMAVIDVEPLPTVVSADDLVVGDEGKKQNGREIVLGRNVRTESLEVTEPDANDEFTGDKEAYMAGVLARYRKTLVERTKHHLGYPYNLDFDYGALGQLQHFSINNLGDPFIESNYGVHSRQFEVGVLDWFARLWEIEKNEYWGYITNCGTEGNLHGILVGREVLPDGILYASRESHYSVFKAARMYRMECVKIDCLITGEIDCADFKVKLLANKDKPAIINVNIGTTVKGAVDDLDSVIQTLEESGFTHDRFYIHCDGALFGLMMPFVKRAPKVTFKKPIGSVSVSGHKFVGCPMPCGVQITRMEHVNVLSRNVEYLASRDATIMGSRNGHAPLFLWYTLNRKGYKGFQKEVQKCLRNAHYLKDRLCDAGISAMLNELSSTVVFERPRDEKFVRRWQLACQGNIAHVVVMPSITIEKLDDFLNEFIEKRSTWYQDGQVQPPCIAADVGNENCACALHK; translated from the exons ATGGAAGTTGCGACGGTGCCGGTGCCGGTGCACGTAAACGGAGGAAAGGCGGGGATCTTGGCGGAGGATCACTTTGGTCTGATGGCTGTGATTGACGTTGAGCCACTGCCTACTGTAGTGTCGGCGGATGATTTGGTGGTTGGTGATGAAGGGAAGAAGCAGAATGGCAGAGAGATTGTTTTAGGCAGAAACGTGCGCACTGAATCTCTTGAGGTGACAGAGCCAGATGCTAATGATGAGTTCACTGGAGACAAGGAGGCTTATATGGCTGGCGTTTTGGCTAGATATCGAAAAACCTTGGTGGAAAGAACCAAGCATCATTTAG GATATCCATATAATCTGGACTTCGATTATGGTGCTTTGGGGCAGTTGCAGCATTTCTCCATAAACAATCTTGGTGATCCATTTATTGAGAGCAACTATGGTGTCCATTCAAGACAGTTTGAAGTTGGTGTCTTAGATTGGTTTGCGCGTCTATGGGAGATAGAGAAAAATGAATACTGGGGTTACATAACAAACTGCGGTACAGAAGGAAATCTTCATGGGATTTTAGTCGG GAGAGAAGTGCTTCCAGATGGAATTCTGTATGCATCACGAGAGTCCCATTATTCTGTCTTTAAAGCAGCTCGCATGTATAGAATGGAATGCGTGAAGATTGACTGCCTGATCACTGGTGAAATTGATTGTGCTGATTTTAAAGTTAAACTACTGGCTAACAAGGATAAACCAGCTATCATTAATGTTAATATAG GCACAACTGTCAAAGGAGCCGTAGATGACCTTGATTCTGTCATACAAACCCTTGAAGAAAGCGGATTTACACATGATCGGTTTTACATCCactgtgatggagctttatttGGACTTATGATGCCTTTTGTCAAGCGT GCCCCAAAGGTCACTTTCAAGAAGCCCATTGGAAGTGTGAGTGTTTCGGGTCACAAGTTTGTTGGCTGTCCAATGCCATGTGGTGTGCAGATAACAAGGATGGAACACGTTAATGTTCTCTCAAGGAATGTTGAGTACCTTGCTTCAAGGGATGCCACAATCATGGGAAGCCGCAATGGTCATGCTCCTCTCTTCCTCTGGTACACCCTTAACAGAAAAGGCTATAAAGGATTCCAGAAAGAAGTGCAAAAGTGTCTCAGAAATGCTCATTACCTGAAGGACCGACTATGTGATGCTGGGATCAGTGCTATGTTGAATGAACTCAGCAGTACAGTTGTATTTGAGCGTCCTCGAGATGAGAAGTTTGTGCGCAGGTGGCAACTAGCTTGTCAAGGGAATATTGCTCATGTGGTGGTGATGCCCAGCATCACCATTGAAAAGCTGGATGATTTCCTGAATGAATTTATTGAGAAGCGCTCAACATGGTATCAGGATGGACAAGTTCAACCTCCGTGTATTGCAGCAGATGTGGGGAATGAGAATTGTGCTTGTGCTCTGCACAAGTGA